The genomic region ATTCACGGAGTACGCCAAGGAGGTCCTTGCTCCTGCGTGATCTCTTTGCCACCTGCCACAGGACAGCCTTTTCCTGCTGCTCTGCCCGCCTGCCCACCCCTTGGCTGCCTCTAGGAGCTGGGGCTTGTCTCACTCTGGGTTCCCCAGACCCCCAAGGGCTCCACCACTATCTGACCCTGCTCGAAACACCTCTGTGTCCCGGACCAGGGAGCCACGGGGAACATCGCCAGGGACCCTTTCTGAGACAGCAGTGCCTGTGGGATGTTGGGGGGGACCCACAGCTCCCAGGCTGGAAGTCATTCAGCCCTCGGGAGATAGTCCAACGGCCCTGGCTGGTTTGCCCCTTTTTAGCAAAATAGGACAGGGGTCTGGGCACCCAAGGGCCACCGGGCACTGGAGGCAGTGAAGCTGGGCCTCCAGCCTTCCCCGCCATGAATGGCTTCCCAGGCTGATCCCACACTCCAGCCAGGGCGCAAGTGTAAGGGGAGGGGGACCCTGCTCCCTActccaccccacctcacccctgccccaggacCACCCCACTGGGCCAGTTTGGACTGAGGGCTCATCCTCCAGGGGGGTGTGGCAGGGGAGGACCCTGTCCCAGCTTTTGCAGCAAGAGAATGCAGTGTGTAGGTGGGGGCGTCTCTCCCCCGCTAGGACCTGGGTTGGGGGTGATGGGCGTGGGGCTCACTGGCGCAGCAATGACGTGGGCCGTAGGTTATTGAGAGCTCTCCCCCACAGCTTCCGGGGTTTCCCTGTGTGGGCTGATGGGGGCTCCCTATTCAGTGTATGGGGCCTCTCCCATGGCGCGATGGAGGCTATCTGCAGGGTGATAGGCACTCTCTGCAGGGTGATGGGGGGGCTATCTGCAGGTGTGACGAGAACTCTCTGCAGGGGTGACGGGGGCTCCCCCGCGGAGCTTGGGGTCTCTCCACCGCCCCCGCACCTCCACCGGTGGGCAGGACCTCTGCGCTACGGTCACTCCCGCCCGCCTCGGGGCTCGGGGCTCCGCGGGGGCGCGGGAGGCGGGCCCTGAGCCCGGTGACGCGGCGCACGGCCCCGGGACGCACCGCATAAATGGCGGGCCGCAGCTCGGGGCCGCGGACACGTCGAGGGAGCCCAGCCGCCTCTCTTCCTCCCCGTGGTCCTGAGGCCCCCGTCATGTGCTGAGCGCCCCAGCCCGGCCAGACCCAACGGACCCGCCCGGACGCCCGGACCCGCCGCCACCTCGGGAGCCCCGCCGCCCCGGACGCGCCGCCACTCCGGAACCCCCGCCGCCCCGAGACCCGCCGCCGCTCAAGGTACGGCGCGCCTTGGGGGCCCCAGCGGGAGGCggaccccttcctccccctgctccgcGCCGCCCGCCGCTGGACGATCCCGGGGCCCCTCGCTCCCAGCCCCGGCTCGGCCGCGGGAGGCGTCGCACGGCACTCGGTCGGCGTCGCCTGGCCCCTGCCGCCGCCCCAGCCCCCGGCAGCGGCGTCCGAGGCTCCGCCCGACGTGCGCCCGGGGACCCGCCGGCCACCCCACGCCCGCTCCGCACCTTCCCTTGCAGATGCCCGGCGGCTGCGTCCTCCTCGTCGCCTGGCTGCTCCTCGCCACGGCCCTTTCGGCCACCCCGGGGCTCGGGTCACCGGTGAGTGCGGGGCGCGTGTGCCCGACTAAGGGGGGCAGCCGCACAGACGTGGACCGGCGGAGGGTGCGCGCAAACCAGCTCCTGGCTATAAACCAGGAGAATCTGGAGGCTCCTGTACTTAGCTCTCTAGATGAGTTACCCCGGGCGGGAGCCCTGCTACCCACAGGTGCCCTCAACGACGTGTGTCTTCAACATGACTTAGCAGCAAGCAGATGCCCCATGTGTTTGAGGGTTGTGGCTCTAGAGTGAATTCTTTGGAAAAGCAAGCAGTCCTGTTTTCATGTCGAATATAGCTTATTTGGGGGCAAAGCTGGAATTTCTTGCAGCCCCAGAAGTGTATGCATTATTCAAATGCCCACGTCATGCCTGGAAAGCCTGGCAAGCTTCCTTTCCTGTCCATCTTGCTTTAAGGGTTTGCATCACATGGCTGTTATGGGAcagggtaaaaaaaataaagtgcttttgTGATGTAAATTATGTGAGTATCTGAAGTGGGCTGCAGCTTCCCAGACCACCTTAGTGGGCTGTGCAAACAGAAGCTGCCTTTGAGGCGTCTTTGAGCCCCCGAGCCTGTACCCGGCATGACCCTTTTCTCCCATTTAaggtgaaggaaaagagaggctgGACCCTGAACAGTGCTGGCTACCTTCTTGGTCCACGTAAGTGACACGTCGGCCCCTCAGAGCAGACCCCGCTCTTGTAAGGCTGACTGGAGCATTTGTGTGAATCCTGCTCTTTCTGGCATTTGTGTGGCCAGTCCCTGTTCCAATACACGGATATTCCAGGTTTGGTCACATCAAGGGCAATGGGGGGCGCTTGAGGCAGGATGGGTTTCCACGGAGGTTAGGGATCAGTGGATTCAAATACTTGCCACATCGGTAGGTGGCGCCCTTTCCCGCACCCTTTCTCCCTCACTTGCCGCAAATGGGCAAATTCCTGGGTCCCCTGACGCCCACCTGTCCCTCCTCCTCGCCTCGCTCTTCCTTGCTCAGGCACCTGTGCGGCACAGAGCAGGACTTAGATTATTACCGAATGACCCAAATGCCTAGGGTAGGAAGGGCCTGCAGCACGTGGGCTGGTGGGGTCAGGTGACGAACCTGTGACGGTCTCACTGGGCATGACCGAGTCTGGGGCCGGGGCTGCAGGCAGGGACTTGCATCTGACCCCATGGAGCAGCAGGAGGTGCCCACAGCCCTCACCAGGAGCCTTATGCGGACACGGGTCAGTTGATCCGAGTCCTGGGATGTTTCCAGAAGGGGCCTGCGGCCCACAGTCGGCCTCATTACCACTTTCTCGGCTTCAGAAGTTCAAATCTGGGCGGCGTGGAATGGGAGGACACTTTTGCCGACTTGTAATAGTCCATCAGGGTTCCAGGCCACCCTGGGCCTTAACTCTGTGCCATGAATCTACCAGCTGGAACGTGTAGCCTGGTGGGGCCGGGGCGTGTGCGCTTGCGTGCAGAACCGGAGTGTGTGGTTTCACCTGTAGCCATCAAGTCCCAGACCTTGCAGCCTGTGGGTGGTCTAATACTTGGTGCCCTGTCCTTGATTTGACACTGTCTGGACACAGTGTGACTTTAGTGCTTTCATGATGCAGAGAACCCAGTGGACCCAGAGATTCCCCGGGCTGGCAGTGGCAGGCAGACCAGCTGTGGAATTTTTAGTAGGGGCAGGAGGCAGCAGGAAATGGGGAGACGGTGTGCAGACAGGTTATGCCTCCAGGTGACCCAGGCCCTGAAGGGGACAGCTCTGGGACCCCGCAGACTGTGTGCGTGGATGCCTCCCCCTCGCCGCTCCTTGCCCGCACTCTGCTTCCTGCTCGTCCTCTGTCTGTCTTGGCATCTTCAGATTTTAATTATCCTAAAGGAGGGGACAAGGGGAGACCTTTTACTTTCCCCTCCAATCGCTTACACGCTCGTAGCTTTCAAATTTGCAGGCGTGGTTGGTTTGGGGACAGCCATcaaccttaaaacaaaacaaaacaaaacctccccTATTTATGTACTGCTTTCTGCACCAGGAAAGGAGGCAAACATGTAGGTCATATTCCATTCTCACCAGCGTAATCTGGGGGGAACGGTATTGTTCAGCCCAGGGACTATTCTTAATCCCACATTTGAGTACAGCCTTTTCTCCTGCTGCAGATGGTGGTCTATCTGATCACCTGGAGGGTGCTTTGAGaaacacaggcagagagagagatgacaaagACAAGCCGGGGCCACAGGCAGGGCCTCTGGGTGCTCTGGTCTCAGGTCAAAGGCAAGGGCAGGCCCCCATACACTTCTGTCTGTCACTGGGAGTGGAGTGGTCTCGCCTGTCCCCAGGAGGGACAGATGGGCTCAAAGGGCACACGTTTTCCCGAGCCCTTTGTAACCCTGAGATCTATCACTCAGAAGGCATCTCATCTCTGTGCTTCTGgcccaaaagaaagaaggaacccTTCAGCAAAGATACTTACTCATGTTACTTTGGAATAGTGAAGGTATATTCATCAAGAAGATAGGAATCTTGAGTCAGAAAACAAGCTCTTTTTTACTATCAGATTTCTGTCTCCGTCAAGCTGGATCTGCAGAGGCTGTCCATCTAGACGAGGTCGTCAATGCGCTTTACCAGGCACCAGTGTTCGTCAGTGCGGGACACTGTCCAGCAGCCGCCGCGGACGGCGGGAGTGTGCCCGCACTCGAGCCGTGGGGCAAGGTTCTCGGGCCTTCTTGTCCTGAGTGCCGGGCCCCGAACTCCGGCTTGGGGAGAGGAGTCGGTGCTCTTTTGCCTAGCCTTGCAGATGCCGGCCCCCCACAGGCGAGCAGCCACAAGCCCCGAGCCACCCTGACCACGTCCTCGTGGCCAACACAGGCGTgagcacacgcacacgcacacgcaggTGCACACACAGCCACTTaacgcccccccccgcccctcctccgcctgcctcccttcccctccccctctctcccgcTGTCTCCGTCTGtctctggctggctggctcccGTCCGCCTCCCACAGCTGCCAGAGAGGTCTTTGAAAAATAGGTCTGAACTTCCACTCTTCGGCGGCCCCCTGTTTTCAGGGACATAGGACCCCAAGCTCCTGTGGTCTCCCCGTGAGGCACCCAGCTCAGACGCCAGCGCCTCTGCGACCCCCGTGACGCCCGTACTCCCCGGGGCCTGGCCAGCTCTGCCGAGCGCCGTGCTCCCCTTCGCTCCCCTCCTGACTgcgggggggttgggggtgctCCTTCCTCTGGCAGAGTCCCAGCACCTGTGGGACTGGCCACTTCTCTGGCCCTGGCACGAGTCGTGGTTCCGCAGAGAATGTTCCCTACTGTGACTTGATTTTTACAGTCAGGTCGTGCGTGCTTTGATTAGCAGCAACCTGTGTGTCCTTctttgggagtggggagggtctAACTATAGTAACAAGGCCGGTCAGGTGCTTTCCTCTCAATTCATTTGCAAACAGAAGCCATTGACAACCACAGATCATTTCAGGAGAAGCCTAGCCTCACGGGCAAGCGGGAACTCCCACCTGAAGATGAAGCAAGGCCAGGTGAGAGCACTGGCTCACTTCGCTGCCCACCACCTCCTGGGCACACGTGGCGGTGGGGTGTCAggctcctgccccgccccccaacctGAGCCTGGCCTGGGCCCCTCTGCCATCTGCCAGAAGTACAAGCCCAAGACCCAGCGTCGGGGCCCAGGGTGGCCACGGAGGCAGAGTCACTCAAGGCCTCAGAAGAGTTTGGCCTTGACCGGACACTCCCCCACACCCCGCTGTGCTAAGCAAGGCCCTGGGGAGGGGTCACGGCCAGTCCACTGGCTTCCAGATGCCCAGCCCTCCACAGAGGGAGCTGTGAGATCCAGAGCCGCGCGGCAGGTGGTAGACGCCGATTCTGTTTTCTAGGGGGCTTTGCCAGGCCGCTGTCCGAGAAGGCTGCCCTACGCATGATAATCGAGTTTCTGACTTTCTTGCATCTCAAAGGTACGTGAAATATTACCAATTTTAAATTCCACCTCTTTGAACTCTGCCCACATGAAAAGCCTGTCAAAAAGGATTctgtagaattctcctgggaagtaACCAGCCATCCACTCCCATTCCTCAAGTCACCGCTGTTGGGTGGGAGAGCTGCCTAGGGGCCGGGGCTGCTGCTGGCCCCAACACTGGCCCTGGAAAGGGTCATCAGAGCCGCAGGGGaaccagggagagagagggcctCCGTCCCACTCCCTCGGCTTGGAGCCACACTTCCTGGCAGGGTAACAAGTGCCAGACATCCCAGGGCTACAGCTGCTCGTAGGCCGTCTTATGCCATGTCTTGTAAGCATGGTCAACTAACCCATATCTCAGATTCCAGTGTTTGCTTATGCagccttcctgcagagcaggctgCATGCCCGTCTCAACAGTCTCCATCCTAGAGCTGGTATCTTCCGTGGATACCAGAGAAGGTGAGGCCGCCCTGTGGGCCTGTTTCTGCCCAGCACCTCTGCTTGTCATCCGGGCAACAGAGGGCCATTTGGACAGAGGCCGCAGTGCCCTGGGAGCCAAGCACAGGGAGACCGGgacgggctgggggagggggggcgctgcgggggagggggtgcttgGATTCTCCAGGAGACACATCTGTTTGTCAAGTTTTGCACTTTACAATTTTGTTGTGAGTTTGGCGGAGTTGAGACTAATTCTTGGGGTCTGTTTTGATCCATGCACTTTGCTGGCTGGACCCGCTGCCTTGGTTGAAGGGCTCAGGAGGGTGTGGGAGGGACGAGGTCAAAGGCCTGTGGTTCTTCCTTGGAGCCATCCATGGGACGGGAGACTGTGGGGGAGGGCTTAGAAATCTCAAAGCCCATAAGCAAGTTTGCTCTGTTGGAGCCCCGCCGAGTCTGCAGCGAGCTCTCTG from Zalophus californianus isolate mZalCal1 chromosome 11, mZalCal1.pri.v2, whole genome shotgun sequence harbors:
- the GAL gene encoding galanin peptides; the protein is MPGGCVLLVAWLLLATALSATPGLGSPVKEKRGWTLNSAGYLLGPQAIDNHRSFQEKPSLTGKRELPPEDEARPGGFARPLSEKAALRMIIEFLTFLHLKEAGALEYVPELLAAVSAEDHEQA